The Streptomyces sp. R28 region AGTAACGCGTCCCTCCGGGCCCGGGCGGGAAGGACACGAAGCGCTCCGCGTTCAGTTCCGGTCGGTTGAGGTACCCCTGCGTCACCTGCGGGCCGCCCAGCAGCAGTTCGCCGGGTACGCCGGGTTCGGTCACCTCCTCGCCGTCCGGTCCGGCGACGCGGACCGCGAAGCCGGGCAGGGCGGTACCGATGACGGACGCGCTGCCGTCGACGTCGGCGCGGGTGACGCGGTGGAACGTGGCGTGGACGGTGGTCTCGGTGATGCCGTACATGTTCACCAGCCGAGGCCGGTCGAGACCGTGGGCGTCCACCCAGTCGCGCAGGGCGGCGGGGGTGAGCTTCTCGCCGCCGAAGATCACGTAACGCAGGTCCGGAAGGTCGCGGCCGGTGGCGGCGTGGCCGCGGACGAGCATGCCGAACGCGGTGGGCGTCTGGTTGACGACCGTGATCCGTTCCTCGGCGAGCAGCTCCACGAACTGCTCGGGAGCGCGGGTGACCCATTGGGGCGGCACGACGACGGCGCCGGCCGTGGACAGGGCGCCCCACACCTCCCACACGGAGAAGTCGAAGGCCAGCGAATGGAACAGCAGCCACCGGTCCGAGGGGGAGACGTCGAACAGCCCGCGGGTGGCGTCGAGCAGGGCGGTGACGCTGCCGTGGCGGACCGGGACCCCCTTCGGTACCCCGGTGGTGCCGGACGTGTAGATGACGTAGGCGCAGTGGTCCGCGCCGGGCAGGCCGGCCGTTGCCGAGGAGCGGGCCTCGGGCGGCTCGGGCGTCGGACCGTGCCGCAGGGAGGCCAGCTCGTCCGTGGTGGTACGCGTGAGCGCGCCACCCCAGGCGGGGTCCGCCTCGCCGACGAGGTGGCGGGCCCCGCTGTCGCCGACGATGAACTCGTTGCGCTCGGCGGGATTGCGCGGGTCGAGCGGGACGTACGCGGCTCCCGAGCGCAGGATGCCCAGGATCGCCGCGATCGCGTCGCAGCCGGCCTCCATCCGCAGCGCGACCCGGTCGCCCGGGGCCACGCCGTGCTCCCGCAGCCGCTGGGCGATGCGCAGACTCCACACGTCGAGTTCGCGGTAGGTGACCCGACTGCTCTCGTCCGAGACTGCGGTGCCGTCCGGATGTCCGGCCGCACTGTCGGCGAAGACGTCGACGAGCGTGCGGCGCGGCTCCGCTTCCGAATCCGACACCGTCGATGTGGCGTTCATTTCCACCTCTGATCCAGCTCTGATCCAGTTCGTGTGTTCAGTGGGCGCCGATGCCGTCGAGCACGCGGGGACAGGCGCAGTCGCGGTCGCGCGGCAGCAGACGCACGGTCTCCAGCACCAGACGGCGCAGCCGCTCGGCGTTCTTCGCGAACACCCGCATGACTTCGGTCTGTTCGACGCTCTCGGCGGCATCGATCCCGGCGTCCACGTCGGTCACGAGGGCCACCGAGGTGTAGCAGAGGGCGAGTTCGCGGGCGAGGGCCGCTTCCGGCTGGCCCGTCATGTTGACCAGGGACCAGCCGGCCGAGGCGAACCACTGGGACTCGGCGCGGGTGGAGAAGCGGGGGCCTTCGATCACGACCATCGTGCCGCCGTCGTGCACCTCCTCGCCGGCCGCGGCCGCCCGCAGGACGGCGGCCCTGCCGTGCACGCAGTACGGGTCGGCGAAGGAGACATGGACGGCTCCCTCGTCGTAGAAGGTGCTCGCGCGTCCGCTGGTGCGGTCCACCAGTTGGTCCGGTACGACGATGGAGCCCGGGCCCAACTCCCGCCGGAGCGAACCGACGGCGCAGGGCGCCAGGACCCGGCCGACCCCGAGCGAGCGCAGGGCCCACAGGTTGGCGCGGTAGTTGATCCGGTGCGGCGGGAACCGGTGGTCGGCGCCGTGCCGGGGCAGGAAGGCCACCCGGCGTCCGCCGGTGGTACCGATCGAGATCGCGTCCGACGGAGCGCCGTACGGTGTGGCGACCTCGATCCGTTCGGCGTCCTCGAGCAGTTCGTAGAAGCCGCTGCCGCCGATGATCCCGATCTCCGCGGTCGGCGGTCGTTCCTCTGTCATCAGATCCCCCGTTGTCATCGGATCCCCCGTCATCACAAGGACCCGTCCAGGACCAGTGGTCCAGCGGGTCGGTCGTCGTGTGCATCGTGGTGTGTCCGGGGATCCGGTCTCCCCGGGAGGCGTGGCCGCGCCGTTCGGCGACGGTTGCGCCGGCTCCGCTTCGGTGCCGTTCAGCGGCACGCTCGGCGGAGAGAGCGCCGTACGGGCGTGGGGCAAGGAGCGTCCGGTCAGGCGGAGCGAACCCGAACGGGACAGGCGGTGGGCCGCCTTGGCGGGAACAGCCGGGGGAAGCGGGGCGCACCAGGGAGTGCGCACCGGGCGTCGGCCCGCCTGCGCTGAACCATACAGTGATCAAATAGGTCGCTGGAGTGACGCACGTCTCATGTCCGCGCCCCTATGTCGCGGCGGCCGGAAAATCGGGAGAAGAGCGGAACGCGAGGCTCCGAATTTACCTGAGTCATACAATGCAAAGAGGGTGCAAATTTAGCTGGGTGAGGCATGTGATCCACGTCACAGTGACTTTCCGCCGTGGCATTGCATCATAGTGTTTGATCTTGTTCGGTCGTCGCCGAGTAAACCCATGGCGAACCGGACTTACTGACTGGAACACGCGACTGGGGAGCCAAATCGTGCACTCTCCCGTTCAAGCAGGGGCCCTTCCACCAGATTCACGGGCCGCTCATGCAGGAAACGGATGGCTGGGCTCTTCCCTGGCCGCCCGGGAAGAAGAATGGCGTCTCCCCATGCCGGGCGAGGTGGCCGCGGAGCTGAACGCCGCGGCCAGGGACGCCTTGGCCGCGGGCGGACGCCCGCATCTCGCTTCTCCTCGCCCCGTCGGCCTCGGTCGCACCGAGGAGTTCGTCGCCGAACTGCGGCGCAGACTCGCCGGGTATCCGGGATTCGTGGTCGTCACGGACGTTCCTGTGGAAGCGGAGGATCCACAGGAGTCCGAGATGATCTACTGGCTCCTGGGTCTCCTCCTCGGCCGCCCGGTGTCGCAGAGCCGCAAGGGCGACCTGCTCGGCCGGGTCGAGGACCGCGGGGCGGACATCGGCAGCCCGGTCCAGCGCGGCTACGAAAGCTCCGCCGCGCTCCCCTTCCATGTGGACCGCACCGACGTCATCGGCCTGTTGTGCGTCCGGCCGGCGGCGTCCGGGGGACTGAGCCGCATCGTGTCCGCCAAGACCGTCCACGACCTGCTGCTGGCGGAGTCCGAGGACCTGCTGGCCGAGCTGTATCAGCCCTATCCGAACGACCGGCGCGGCGAGGAGCAGCCCGGGGAGGCCCCGTGGTCGGGGATCCCGGTGTTCAGCCGTACCGGTGACTCCTTCGCGGCGCGCTACCTACGGCGGTTCATCGAGGGTTCGCAGCGCCATGACACCGCGCCGCGGCTCACCGAGCGCCAGATCGCCGCGATGGACGCCCTCGACGCGATCCTCGAACGGCCGGGCGTCTCGCTCGACATGGAGCTGCGCCGGGGCGACCTGCAGCTCATCAACAACTTCCATCTGCTGCACGCCCGGTCCGCCTTCGAGGACGGCGGCGGTCGGGGACGGCTGCTGCTGCGCCTGTGGCTGGCCTTCGACGCCAGCCCCGAACTCCCCGACCACTTCGCCTCGCTGTACGGCGCGGTGGCCGCGGGCAGCTACCGGGGCGGCGTCTGGCCGGCCGGGTCCCTGCCCGAGACCCTGGGCCGCCCGGTCGGCGAACTCGGCTGAGGGGGCCGGCCGCGCAGGCCCCCACGCTTGCCGCCGTGGGGCGACGGCGGCAGAAAAGTAATTGCGTCCCGAGTGGGCTCGGGATATTCCCTTTGTGTCCGATGCGACTTCTGCCCGGCTGCCGTGAAGCGTAGTAGCGGAAGCCATTGTTCCGCTCATTTCCCGTCGGTGCCACATCGAATTCCGTCGTGCCGTCGATTGCCTCTCCGACTCCCTTTCCGTTTCCCGCCGGGCGGTATTCGCCGGTCGGTCAGAGCTGCCCCTTTTTCGCACAGGTCATCCCACGATGCCCGACAATGACGAGAAAGCAGATTTGCATGCCCAATTTCGACCGTGACCTCTACAATCGGGATGGATGTCAGCTGCTCCCCGGCCTCCTCGCAGAGGCCGACGTAAGCCGTGCCGTGGCCTTCTTCGACGGTCTCGACGGGGCAGCGGAGGTGCCGCCCTCCTACGAGGCCGAGTACGACGAGGCCGACGGCGTCCGCCGGCTGCGCAAGCTGCGACGCCTGCTGTGGAACGACCCGCAGATCTGGGGTCCGCTGCTCAACCGCGCGGGCGTCCCGGCCCTGGCCCGTGAGGTCGTCGGCGACGACGCCGCGGTGGTCTTCCACGCCGCCTTCCTCAAGCCCGCCCTCGTGGGCACCGAGGTGGCCCTGCACCAGGACCAGGCGCTGTGGAGCTACGAGTACCCGAAGGCGTTCAGCGTCTGGTGCGCGCTGACCGAGGTCTCACCGGCCAACGGGGGCCTCTTCGGCAGCCGCGGTTCGCACAGCGGCGGCCACGTCCCGCACAAGGACCGGCCGGCCTATCGCTGGCACGACAGCCTCGACGCCGCCGAGGACGGTCTCGAGGAACCCGTCCAGTTCCAACTCGCCCCCGGTGACGGGGTGATGTGGGACCGGTACTTCGCCCACGGCAGCGCCGCCAACACCTCCCCGCACGACCGGCGCGGCATGGTCGTCGTCTTCGCCGACGCCTCCGCACCCGAGTTCCGGGCGAAGGACAGCTTCCCGCTGGCGGACCTGGTGGCCCTCGGGGCCGGCTGACATGACCGAACACACTGCGGCCCCTCCGGCCGGTGGAGGACAGATGACCCGCATCATCGACAGCACACTGCGCGAAGGCATGCAATCGGCCCACGGCCGGTTCACCCTCGGTCAAAGCGTGGAGGTCGCCACCCTGCTGGCCCGCGCCGGGATCGACATGATCGAGTGCGGCCACCCGGCCGTCGACGAAGAAGAACTCCTGCGCGTCGCGGCGGTCGTGGAGGCGGCCGGCGACACTCCCGTGCTCGCCCACGCCCGTGCCCACGCCGGGGACATCGAGGCCGTCGCCAAGGCCGGCGCCTCCTGGGTCGGCATCTTCCTCGGCGTCAACGAGACCTCCCGTCAGTTCCGGCTGCCGGGGCGCACCCTGGCCCACCTGTACGAGACCATCCAGCAGTCCGTGGCCCACGCCCGGGAGCTCGGACTGCGGGTGCGGTTCACGGTGGAGGACAGCAGCCGCACCGATCCCGGCCAGTTGGTCGAGGCGTACCTCATCGCGGTCGAGGCGGGCGCCGAACGGATCTGCTTCGCGGACACCCTCGGCATTCTGGAGCCCCAGGAGACCGCCGAGCGGATCAGGACGCTGCGCAAGCGCTGTCCGGGCACCGACATCGAGGTGCACCTGCACGACGACCGGGGACTCTCCCTCGCGAACGCCCTGGCCGCGATAGAGGCCGGCGCCGACTGGGTCTCCACCTCGGTCAACGGCCTCGGCGAGCGGGCCGGCATCACCGACCTGGCCACGCTGCTGGTCAACCTGCACCACCGGGGCACCCGCCCGCTGGTGGACGGCACCCTGCTCGGCGACCTCAGCCGCCGGGTCGGCGCCTACTCCCGCTCCATGCCGGACCACCGGCGGCCCGTGGTCGGCCGTGACGTCTTCCACCACGTCGCACAGCTGCACGTGAAGGCCGTCGAGCGGGAGCCCGGGTCGTACGAGTGGCTGGACCCGGCCGAGGTCGGCCGCACCGGCAGCGTCACCCGTCCCGGCCTGCCGGCCGACCCCTCCGACTGGATCGTCAGCCCGCAGGTCATCTCCGCCACCGAGCTGCGCCACCACCGGGCCGGTCCCGGCCACCGTTTCGTGATGGTCGACAACCGCTTCGTCCCGGGCGCCGACCAGTACTGCATAGCCCGGCGCATCCCGCTGCTGGACGACTACGGCGCCGGCCACGTCGACACACACGTCCATCACTGCGACAGCCTCTTCATGTTCCTCGGGGACGAGGCCGACTACAGCGGCCTGACCGTCGAAGTGACCCTGGGCGAGCGGGTGTTCCCCGTGCAGAGCCCCGCGTCCGTCTTCATCCCCGCGGGCGTCCCCCACGGCTACCGGGTGGTCGGCGGCGCCGGAACCTACCTCAACCACGTCCTGGCGGGCGAGTACAACTCCAGCCTGATCGACCCCCTTGGGAGCACCCGATGACCATCCAGACCGAGAACACCAAGGCCGCCGCCTGGGACCTCATAGGCTCCCTGTTCTGGGAGTCGGGCCGGACCACGGCCAAGCCCAGCGACGAGGAGATCGGCCTGTTCCTCGACGGGATCACCGCGGGAGACACCTGTACCGTCGTCGGCGCGTCCACCAAGGACCTCGTCGAGGCGCTGCTCGACCTCGGGGCCGAGGTCACGGTCGTCGACTTCTCCCAGCGCATGTGCGACGACCTGCGGGCCGCGCTGCCCGAAGGCTCCTGCCGCATCCAGCGTCACGACATCACCCGCCGCGCGCCGTTGGAGCTGCGCGGCACCCAGAAGTTCGTGCTGAACGACCGCCTGGTCAACCGGTTCAGCGAGGCGGAGGCCCGTAAGGGACTGGAGGGCATGCTGGACCTGCTCGCCGACGGCGGACAGGTGCGCGCCTCGATCAAGCTCGGCCTGTACCCGATGGACGAGCGCATGATCGCGAACGGTCGGGAGCGCGGCACCCTGGAGAACTTCTACGACGCCGACGCGAAGGTCATCGACTTCGCCGCCGCCGGTGACGTCCTCACCGACTCGCTGCTGCCGCACGGCGACATCGACCCGGAGCTGCTGCTCCAGTGGTACCGCGGGCGCGGGCGGGAGCAGCGCTTCGACCACGAGGACGTGACCGCGCTGCTGGCCGCCGCCGATGTCGAGGGCCGTGGCCTGGAGCTCACCCGGCACACGGAGTTCGGCCAGGCGCCGAAGACCCGGATGTACACCGCCACCGCCACCGGCGTCCGCTCCGGCCGGGACGCCTGACCCATGTGCGGAGTCGCCGCAGTGAGCCTGGCCCCGACCGGGGCCGGGCCGGGTCCGGACGCGGCCCGGCTGGCCCGCCGCGTGGTGGAGCGCCTGACCCATCGCGGGCCCGACGGGCTCGGGGTGGTGGGCGACGCACTGTCCGCGGTGGCCATGTGCCGACTGCGGGTGCGCAGCCGGCCTGCGGACCGGGTCCCCTTCCCGGACGGCCCCGACGGCACCTGCCACGCCTACAACGGCGAGGTGTACGCCGTGGGCGCCGGGGCGGGCGCCGGCGCGGCCGACGCGACCGTGCCGAGGGGCGGCCTCGACGAGGCGCAGGCCGTCCACGACCACGGATGCCACGCCCTGGACGGCATGTACGCGCTGGTCCGGCGGACCCGGGGCGGCGCCGTGGAGATCACCCGCGACCCGCTGGGAATCAAGCCGCTCTACCTGCGGCGCCACCGCGACGGCGTCGCGGTGGCCTCGGAGATACCGGCTCTGCTGGACGTGTTCGGCCCGGCGCGGATCCGCGCCGCGGCCGTCGCGCAGTTCCTCCTGCTGGGGCGGGTGGTGGACGGCGGCAGCTGGTACGAGGACATCGAGCCGGTCCCGCCGGGCACCCGCCTGCTGCTGAAGGAGGGGCGCACCGAGACGGTGTGGGCGCCGCCGCCCCCGTCCGCCGTCGCCGGGTCGCCCGGGTGGCCGGCCACCCCGGACGGCATCCGGGCGGCGGTCTCCCGGGCCGTCGACCGGGTGCTGGTGTCCGACCGGCCGTTGGGGCTCGCCCTGAGCGGCGGGCTGGACTCCACCGTCGTCGCCCTGGAACTGGCGCGCCGGGGCATCGACGACCTGGCCACGGTCAGCGTCGTCCCGGAGGGCAACGGTGACGGTGTCCGGGAGGTCGCCGACCTGTCGCTGCCGGGCACGGCGTGGCGCGGCTGGCGGCACCGATGGACCGGATTCGGCCCGGCGGACCTGCTCGCGGGCGTGGCCGACGCGGCCGCCGTCCTCGGTGAGCCGACGGCCATGACCAGCGTCCCGATGTACGCGGCACTCGCCCGGCTGGCCCGGGAAGAGGGCATCGTGGTGCTGCTGCTGGGCGAAGGGGCCGACGAGGTCTTCGGCGGCTACCGCAGCTACCTCGCTCTCCAACGGCTCGGCAGCGCCGAGGAGTTCTACGTCGCACCGCGCCGCGTCGAACTCGTGCGGGCCCTGCTGGGGGAGGAGGCCGTGGCGGGCGCGTTGGACGCGCTGCGGGCCGCACTGCCCGTGGCCGACGGGCGGCCGACGGCCGAGGTGGTACGGGACTTCGAGTACGAGCACAGCCTCGAGCCGCTGCTGCGCCGCGCCGACCACCTGCTCATGGCGGAGGGTGTCGAGGGACGCACGCCGTTCCTGCACGGCGGCCTTCCCGCACTCGGGCGGGCATATCCGATGGCCGGGCTGCTCCGGGGCGGCCAGACGAAGGTGCCGCTCCGGGAGGCGTACGCGCGCGAGCTGCCGCACTGGCGGACCGAGGTCAAGAAGCCCTTCCGGGCCCCGGTGGACGACTGGCTGATCGCAGGCCACCGGTCCGCGGCGACCGGCCGACTGGCCGACCGGGACGAGCTGTTCACCGCCGTGGGACTGCGTTCCGAAGCACTGCGGGGGCTGCTGCGGCAGGTGACCGACGGCGACACCGGCGCGACCGGCCTCGTCTTCCCCCTGCTGAGCCTCGGCGCCTGGCTGGAACAGGCGGGCGCCGAGGCCCTGCCTGGCGGCGGCTCGTGACCGCCCCGTACGGGGAGCGCGCCGGCCGGGGGTCACGGCTCGCGGAGGCGCACCGGAGACGGCCCGTGAGAGCACAACCCGAGACCGAGGAGACGGTTTTGTCGTGAACGAGCAAGACACCACCGGTTTCCCGGCAGTGGCCGGACCGGAACCGCTGGACGCAACCGGGCCCGAGGTCCTGCACCGTCCGCTGCGGAAGACGGCAGCGGCAGCGGGCGTCGACCTCGACACCCTGCCCTACACCGTGCGGCTGCTGCTGGAGAACGCCGCTCACCTGGTCGCGGCGGGCAAGGCGAGCCCCGAGACGCTGCGCGCGCTCACCCGGCCGGGAGCGCCGGGAACCGAGGGAGGGACCGTGTCCTTCCAACCCGCCCGGGTGGTGCTCCAGGACTTCTCGGGCGTGCCCGTGGTCCTCGACCTCGCCGCGCTGCGCGGCCCGCCGTACGCAGCGGCCTGCCGGCCCGGGCGGTGCAGCCGGCCGTACCCGCCCACCTCGTCGTGGACCATT contains the following coding sequences:
- a CDS encoding amino acid adenylation domain-containing protein, whose translation is MNATSTVSDSEAEPRRTLVDVFADSAAGHPDGTAVSDESSRVTYRELDVWSLRIAQRLREHGVAPGDRVALRMEAGCDAIAAILGILRSGAAYVPLDPRNPAERNEFIVGDSGARHLVGEADPAWGGALTRTTTDELASLRHGPTPEPPEARSSATAGLPGADHCAYVIYTSGTTGVPKGVPVRHGSVTALLDATRGLFDVSPSDRWLLFHSLAFDFSVWEVWGALSTAGAVVVPPQWVTRAPEQFVELLAEERITVVNQTPTAFGMLVRGHAATGRDLPDLRYVIFGGEKLTPAALRDWVDAHGLDRPRLVNMYGITETTVHATFHRVTRADVDGSASVIGTALPGFAVRVAGPDGEEVTEPGVPGELLLGGPQVTQGYLNRPELNAERFVSFPPGPGGTRYYRSGDLVSRTADGDLVYHGRADLQVKLRGHRVELGDIENAVRSHPSVVEAVALPRVSADGTQRLCCALLTREGELPDLRELRRHTAAKLPSYMQPARYRVVDELPRTVNGKVDRNALAAAWEENHG
- a CDS encoding S-methyl-5'-thioadenosine phosphorylase; protein product: MTEERPPTAEIGIIGGSGFYELLEDAERIEVATPYGAPSDAISIGTTGGRRVAFLPRHGADHRFPPHRINYRANLWALRSLGVGRVLAPCAVGSLRRELGPGSIVVPDQLVDRTSGRASTFYDEGAVHVSFADPYCVHGRAAVLRAAAAGEEVHDGGTMVVIEGPRFSTRAESQWFASAGWSLVNMTGQPEAALARELALCYTSVALVTDVDAGIDAAESVEQTEVMRVFAKNAERLRRLVLETVRLLPRDRDCACPRVLDGIGAH
- a CDS encoding TauD/TfdA family dioxygenase, which codes for MPGEVAAELNAAARDALAAGGRPHLASPRPVGLGRTEEFVAELRRRLAGYPGFVVVTDVPVEAEDPQESEMIYWLLGLLLGRPVSQSRKGDLLGRVEDRGADIGSPVQRGYESSAALPFHVDRTDVIGLLCVRPAASGGLSRIVSAKTVHDLLLAESEDLLAELYQPYPNDRRGEEQPGEAPWSGIPVFSRTGDSFAARYLRRFIEGSQRHDTAPRLTERQIAAMDALDAILERPGVSLDMELRRGDLQLINNFHLLHARSAFEDGGGRGRLLLRLWLAFDASPELPDHFASLYGAVAAGSYRGGVWPAGSLPETLGRPVGELG
- a CDS encoding phytanoyl-CoA dioxygenase family protein, with protein sequence MPNFDRDLYNRDGCQLLPGLLAEADVSRAVAFFDGLDGAAEVPPSYEAEYDEADGVRRLRKLRRLLWNDPQIWGPLLNRAGVPALAREVVGDDAAVVFHAAFLKPALVGTEVALHQDQALWSYEYPKAFSVWCALTEVSPANGGLFGSRGSHSGGHVPHKDRPAYRWHDSLDAAEDGLEEPVQFQLAPGDGVMWDRYFAHGSAANTSPHDRRGMVVVFADASAPEFRAKDSFPLADLVALGAG
- a CDS encoding asparagine synthetase B, with translation MSLAPTGAGPGPDAARLARRVVERLTHRGPDGLGVVGDALSAVAMCRLRVRSRPADRVPFPDGPDGTCHAYNGEVYAVGAGAGAGAADATVPRGGLDEAQAVHDHGCHALDGMYALVRRTRGGAVEITRDPLGIKPLYLRRHRDGVAVASEIPALLDVFGPARIRAAAVAQFLLLGRVVDGGSWYEDIEPVPPGTRLLLKEGRTETVWAPPPPSAVAGSPGWPATPDGIRAAVSRAVDRVLVSDRPLGLALSGGLDSTVVALELARRGIDDLATVSVVPEGNGDGVREVADLSLPGTAWRGWRHRWTGFGPADLLAGVADAAAVLGEPTAMTSVPMYAALARLAREEGIVVLLLGEGADEVFGGYRSYLALQRLGSAEEFYVAPRRVELVRALLGEEAVAGALDALRAALPVADGRPTAEVVRDFEYEHSLEPLLRRADHLLMAEGVEGRTPFLHGGLPALGRAYPMAGLLRGGQTKVPLREAYARELPHWRTEVKKPFRAPVDDWLIAGHRSAATGRLADRDELFTAVGLRSEALRGLLRQVTDGDTGATGLVFPLLSLGAWLEQAGAEALPGGGS